A single window of Candidatus Rhabdochlamydia oedothoracis DNA harbors:
- a CDS encoding ISAs1 family transposase produces MWYHSENLYSIQDRFIEQICSQGGDYVIALKGSQDQLHAEAHNFFEQAQDVIPEEASCDYWRSEKYTRGRSEIREVWATEKLDWLPQRQIWKKLHSLICVKVQKKSQERNSCEIRYFISILPANAERLAKEVRNHWSIENKLHWQLDVNFREDLSRVRKGNGAENLSIARRATLNLLQKDKTSKVSLRKRRFIASCRKDYLLDLVGAKEILHA; encoded by the coding sequence ATCTGGTATCATAGCGAAAATTTATATTCAATTCAAGATAGGTTCATAGAACAGATTTGTTCCCAGGGAGGAGATTATGTTATTGCTCTTAAAGGCAGTCAAGACCAATTACATGCAGAAGCTCATAACTTTTTTGAACAAGCACAGGACGTTATACCGGAAGAAGCTAGCTGTGATTATTGGCGGTCTGAAAAATATACTCGAGGACGTAGTGAGATAAGAGAAGTATGGGCGACTGAAAAATTAGATTGGTTACCTCAGCGTCAGATTTGGAAGAAGCTGCATAGCTTGATATGCGTAAAAGTACAGAAGAAATCGCAAGAGAGGAATAGCTGTGAAATTCGGTATTTTATTTCAATTCTACCTGCTAACGCAGAACGTCTTGCAAAGGAAGTGCGTAATCACTGGAGCATCGAAAACAAATTGCATTGGCAACTTGATGTTAATTTCCGAGAGGATTTAAGTCGTGTTAGAAAAGGAAATGGAGCTGAAAATCTATCTATAGCCCGACGGGCTACTTTGAATCTTTTACAAAAAGATAAGACAAGCAAGGTCAGTTTACGTAAACGGCGCTTCATTGCATCATGTCGTAAAGATTATTTATTAGATCTAGTAGGTGCAAAGGAAATTCTTCATGCGTAA
- the rpsI gene encoding 30S ribosomal protein S9, producing MKEQEFIGTGRRKTAVSSIRLRPGTGKIEVNGKKFEEYFPLALQRTTILSPLSEVDNPENYDLIIRVKGGGIEGQVIASRLGISRALVEQNINNRPVLKGLGFLTRDSRKKERKKYGQPGARKRFQFSKR from the coding sequence ATGAAAGAACAAGAATTTATTGGAACGGGCAGAAGAAAAACAGCGGTTTCTTCTATTCGCCTACGTCCCGGTACTGGAAAGATAGAAGTAAATGGAAAAAAATTTGAAGAGTACTTTCCTTTAGCCCTGCAAAGAACAACCATTTTATCCCCTTTAAGTGAGGTGGATAACCCTGAGAACTACGACCTTATCATCCGTGTAAAGGGTGGTGGCATTGAAGGTCAGGTGATTGCGTCTAGACTGGGCATTTCTAGAGCTTTAGTTGAGCAGAACATAAACAATCGGCCAGTCTTAAAGGGTTTAGGCTTTTTAACCCGTGATTCTCGTAAAAAAGAACGTAAAAAGTATGGACAACCAGGAGCTCGTAAGCGCTTCCAGTTCTCAAAACGTTAG
- a CDS encoding IS30 family transposase encodes MIFNNQTQGETLPKGYHHLTYDQRCQIYILKARGDTSSSIANILKVHHSTISRELKRNKGQRGYRHQQAQEKAFLRKNSQPNKKMTPQIVTRIEEKIKLQWSPIQISGWLKRHGKEHVSHETIYNHIWKDKRQGGQLYRELRHRGKKYNKQRKGASGRGNMPGRIDIKQRPCIVEKKTRLGDWELDTVIGAGHKGVIVSMVERTSKLTKLAKVSHKTAEEVSQALIEQLKPIKDFVHTLTADNGKEFAYHQMVSFELETDFYFATPYHSWERGLNEHTNGLVRQYFPKTQSFLDTTSKDIERVETLLNNRPRKALNFETPLEVFTRLSTNMLCSGAQ; translated from the coding sequence GTGATTTTTAACAATCAAACACAAGGAGAGACCTTGCCTAAAGGCTACCATCACCTAACCTATGACCAAAGATGTCAGATTTATATTTTAAAAGCTAGAGGAGATACATCTAGCTCAATAGCAAACATTCTAAAAGTTCATCATAGCACTATTAGTAGGGAACTTAAGAGAAATAAAGGGCAACGAGGATACCGTCATCAGCAAGCTCAAGAAAAAGCATTTCTTAGAAAAAATTCTCAGCCCAATAAAAAAATGACTCCTCAAATAGTTACCCGTATTGAAGAAAAAATCAAGTTGCAATGGAGCCCTATACAAATATCCGGATGGCTTAAAAGACATGGTAAAGAACATGTTAGTCATGAGACCATCTATAATCATATCTGGAAAGATAAACGACAGGGAGGACAGCTTTATAGAGAGCTCCGTCATCGAGGGAAAAAATATAACAAGCAGAGAAAGGGAGCTTCTGGAAGAGGGAACATGCCTGGTCGTATAGATATTAAGCAACGGCCTTGTATTGTAGAAAAAAAGACTCGTTTAGGAGACTGGGAACTAGATACAGTCATAGGGGCAGGACATAAAGGCGTAATTGTATCAATGGTAGAAAGAACTTCCAAGCTAACTAAGCTCGCCAAAGTTTCTCATAAAACTGCAGAGGAAGTAAGTCAAGCGTTAATTGAACAACTTAAACCTATCAAAGATTTTGTACACACATTAACAGCAGACAACGGAAAAGAATTTGCCTATCACCAAATGGTTAGTTTCGAGCTAGAGACAGACTTCTACTTTGCAACGCCCTACCATTCTTGGGAAAGAGGCTTAAATGAGCATACAAACGGACTAGTTAGGCAATATTTTCCTAAAACACAAAGCTTTTTAGATACGACTTCCAAGGATATAGAAAGGGTGGAAACTTTACTAAATAACAGACCTAGAAAGGCTCTCAACTTCGAAACTCCACTAGAAGTGTTTACGAGATTATCTACAAACATGCTATGCTCGGGTGCACAATAG
- a CDS encoding carboxypeptidase M32 has product MHPYQKLIKLSKQIAHLSSITYLLEWDQEIYMPAEGIAYRPEQIALLSGLVHQKKTSKAFAKSLNSLIDLDTKEIKDPHLTLLQIIALKRWRRDYLLAAKIPSSFVKKFATVTSNAAHVWQMAKKHNDFKLFLPHLQKVISLCRKKADIIGYQEHPYDALLDTYEPDAKTSDLINIFNQLKPPLKQLLKEISIKSPVENHFLYQLCPKHIQLEFAHLILEKMGFSLSSSRLDYSVHPFCTGLQPKDTRMTVAVNPENILGTISATLHEGGHGLYHIGLIAEHYGTPLAESLSLGIDESQSRFWETLIGQNRHFWQYFFPILQQNLPKQFGLITLDQFYRAINSIKPHFIRIEADEISYNLHILLRFEIEKQLIEGSLSVKDIPEAWNTRMRDYLGLDPKIDSQGCLQDIHWSLGMIGYFPTYALGNLYAAQFFSQFKKDQPNWGTQAEQGNLSPIRTWLQTHIHKFGRQYTQEELCQKITGSILSEKPFIDYLQKKYSTLYQLDS; this is encoded by the coding sequence ATGCATCCCTATCAAAAACTCATTAAGCTCTCTAAACAAATAGCCCATCTCTCTTCTATTACCTATCTGCTCGAATGGGATCAAGAAATCTACATGCCAGCAGAAGGAATTGCATATCGCCCCGAACAAATCGCTCTTCTTTCTGGCTTGGTTCATCAAAAAAAAACAAGCAAAGCCTTTGCAAAAAGCTTAAATTCTTTAATTGATTTGGATACAAAAGAAATCAAAGACCCTCATCTAACCCTCCTACAAATAATCGCTTTGAAAAGATGGCGTAGAGATTATCTGCTAGCGGCTAAAATTCCCTCTTCTTTTGTCAAAAAATTTGCCACTGTGACATCTAATGCAGCTCATGTATGGCAAATGGCAAAAAAACATAACGACTTTAAACTATTTCTTCCTCATCTACAAAAAGTGATTTCTCTTTGCCGCAAAAAAGCAGATATTATCGGCTATCAAGAGCATCCTTATGATGCTCTATTAGACACCTATGAGCCGGACGCTAAAACCTCTGATCTGATAAATATATTTAACCAATTAAAACCGCCTTTAAAACAATTGCTTAAAGAAATATCTATTAAAAGCCCTGTAGAAAATCATTTTCTTTATCAGCTATGTCCTAAACACATACAGCTAGAATTTGCTCATTTGATTTTGGAAAAAATGGGATTTTCTCTCTCTTCTTCTCGTTTAGATTACTCTGTACATCCCTTTTGTACAGGCCTACAACCTAAAGATACCCGTATGACTGTAGCTGTAAATCCAGAAAATATTCTAGGCACCATTAGCGCAACACTGCATGAAGGAGGCCATGGCTTATACCATATAGGCCTTATTGCTGAACATTACGGGACTCCTCTTGCTGAATCACTTTCTTTAGGGATTGATGAAAGCCAATCTCGTTTTTGGGAAACCTTAATTGGTCAAAACAGGCATTTTTGGCAGTATTTTTTTCCCATATTACAACAAAATCTTCCTAAACAATTTGGATTGATTACTTTAGATCAGTTTTATAGAGCTATTAATAGTATAAAACCCCATTTCATACGAATCGAAGCCGACGAAATTAGTTACAATCTGCACATTTTATTACGCTTTGAAATAGAAAAGCAGCTCATCGAAGGATCTTTATCGGTTAAAGATATCCCTGAAGCTTGGAATACGCGCATGCGTGATTATCTGGGCCTTGATCCAAAGATCGACAGCCAAGGTTGCTTGCAAGACATCCACTGGTCTTTAGGAATGATAGGATACTTTCCTACCTACGCTTTGGGAAATCTTTATGCAGCGCAATTCTTCTCTCAGTTCAAAAAAGATCAGCCTAATTGGGGAACACAAGCAGAACAAGGAAATCTCTCCCCTATTCGCACTTGGCTACAAACACATATTCATAAATTTGGAAGGCAATATACACAAGAAGAACTCTGTCAAAAAATTACAGGGTCTATTCTTTCAGAAAAACCCTTTATTGATTACTTACAAAAAAAATACAGTACGCTCTATCAATTGGATTCTTAA
- the miaB gene encoding tRNA (N6-isopentenyl adenosine(37)-C2)-methylthiotransferase MiaB: MRKQQVKTFFVKTYGCQMNELDTEIMVGLLEKRGLKRVLEEDQADLFIANTCSIRDLAERKAFGKIGRMRKNFLERPIIGITGCMAMAKKDSLFRKLPHVDFVLGTNNISDLNEVLDEVLLKGKKTIRTVDRFEENLDYLVAKRDDPIKAFVSIIRGCDKFCTYCVVPYTRGQEVSRHPDQILEECKLLVEKGYKEITLLGQNVNSYGKDKAEWGYLFHDLLYRLDQIQGLQRIRFMTSHPVDITVELMQAIRDLPSVCEFVHFPIQAGSNRILKKMHRIYTLETYLEKVALLKKIVPNVSLGTDIIVGFPTETEQEFQQTYDVLREIRYSVAFIFSYSARKGTPAFRWKDDIPEEVKQERLQRLLQLHEQICTEQRREILGSCIEVLVEKCTKDKNLKARSRCWKSVIFAGDTSLIGSLQTVKIIGFSNQTLLGELVPHSSLKSFSH; this comes from the coding sequence ATGCGTAAACAACAAGTAAAAACTTTTTTCGTAAAGACCTATGGCTGCCAAATGAATGAGCTTGATACGGAAATCATGGTTGGTCTTTTGGAAAAAAGAGGATTAAAACGCGTATTAGAAGAGGATCAAGCAGATCTTTTTATCGCTAATACTTGCTCTATTCGCGATCTAGCTGAGCGCAAAGCCTTTGGCAAGATAGGTCGGATGAGGAAAAATTTCTTAGAAAGACCCATAATTGGTATTACAGGCTGTATGGCAATGGCTAAAAAAGATTCTTTGTTTCGCAAGCTTCCTCATGTGGATTTCGTATTAGGTACGAATAATATTAGCGATTTGAATGAGGTGCTTGATGAGGTTTTGCTAAAAGGTAAAAAAACCATTCGAACTGTGGATCGGTTTGAAGAAAATCTGGATTATTTGGTAGCGAAACGAGATGATCCTATTAAAGCCTTTGTCTCCATTATTCGAGGATGTGATAAGTTCTGCACCTATTGCGTTGTTCCTTATACGCGAGGGCAAGAAGTTTCTCGCCATCCTGATCAAATTCTTGAAGAATGTAAGCTCCTTGTGGAAAAAGGTTACAAAGAAATTACACTGCTTGGGCAAAACGTCAACAGCTATGGCAAGGATAAAGCAGAATGGGGTTATTTATTCCACGATTTGCTCTACCGCTTAGATCAAATACAGGGTTTACAACGCATCCGTTTTATGACATCTCATCCTGTGGATATCACCGTTGAACTTATGCAAGCTATCCGAGATCTTCCTTCTGTATGTGAATTTGTGCATTTCCCGATCCAAGCTGGATCTAATCGCATTTTGAAAAAAATGCATCGTATTTACACTTTGGAAACCTACTTAGAAAAAGTAGCTTTATTAAAAAAAATTGTACCCAATGTTTCGCTTGGCACAGATATCATTGTCGGTTTCCCAACAGAAACAGAGCAAGAGTTTCAGCAAACCTATGATGTCTTGAGAGAAATTCGTTACAGCGTAGCTTTCATTTTTTCTTATAGCGCCCGTAAAGGGACCCCTGCATTTCGCTGGAAAGATGATATCCCAGAAGAGGTAAAACAAGAGCGTCTGCAGCGTCTTTTACAGTTACATGAGCAAATCTGTACAGAACAAAGACGAGAGATATTAGGTTCTTGTATAGAAGTGCTAGTAGAAAAATGCACTAAAGATAAAAATCTCAAAGCGCGCAGTAGATGTTGGAAAAGTGTGATTTTTGCAGGAGATACTTCTTTAATTGGCTCTTTGCAAACCGTAAAAATTATCGGATTTAGCAATCAAACCCTACTTGGAGAGCTTGTTCCCCATTCAAGTCTTAAGAGTTTTAGCCATTAA
- a CDS encoding transposase, giving the protein MSKQGLNEEQFKILEPQMEKWVNRNHYGRKLAPWRPVVNTIFWVLRTGAPWKDAPRNKEFSHPSTAHAWLGRMQSAGFLDQFLEELLKLAEQLGCIDAQRLSVDGFFFQRTRRRRAS; this is encoded by the coding sequence ATGAGCAAGCAAGGATTAAATGAAGAACAGTTTAAAATACTCGAACCTCAAATGGAAAAATGGGTAAATCGTAACCATTATGGAAGAAAATTAGCGCCATGGAGACCTGTAGTGAATACTATTTTCTGGGTGCTTCGGACAGGAGCTCCTTGGAAAGATGCACCTAGAAACAAGGAGTTTTCTCATCCCTCAACAGCACACGCATGGCTTGGAAGAATGCAATCTGCTGGATTTTTAGATCAATTTTTAGAAGAGCTGCTTAAGCTTGCCGAACAGCTGGGGTGTATTGATGCCCAGAGACTCTCTGTAGATGGTTTTTTTTTCCAGCGGACGCGGAGGAGGAGAGCAAGTTGA
- the glgB gene encoding 1,4-alpha-glucan branching protein GlgB, translated as MFLERFQEKIHSSPHDVLGLHLGIDGKKVIRLWRPGAENIYLKVFGSIVQAKKIDSKGLFEYEVPEKTEFRDYRVYHQNGLLASDPYAFGPIFGELDKHLFAQGVHYRLYEVMGGKVSTHQGIAGVKFTVWAPNAKWVSLVGDFNHWDGRVNPMRSYGGIWELFIPGIGNYQKYKFEIHTDGEVFLKTDPYANYCELRPANASIVFDVDRYEWQDQVWREKQLKRNRDSYPLNIYEVHLGSWKKRDGHYLNYREMAFELAQYCNQMGFSHVELLPITEYPLDESWGYQVTGFFAPTSRFGTPEDFQYFVDYLHQQNIGVILDWVPAHFPLDSHSLHLFDGTCLYEHKDIRQGYHPHWSTCIFNYGRFEVSNFLIASALFWLDKMHVDGFRVDAVASMLYLDYGREAGEWIPNAYGGRENLAAIEFIKHLNSIVHQLFPFALMCAEESTSFTGVTHSLEKGGLGFNLKWNMGWMNDSLQYFSKNPLFRSYHQNILTFSLLYAFSEKFILPLSHDEVVHGKANLLSKMPGDDWRKFANVRLFYSCQICYPGKKLVFMGVELGVWKEWNSQEELPWGLLAYERHQMLQRFFQQMNAFYQKNFALWQWDFDSKGFEWIDFSDQKNCCISYLRKAEQQLLFCVHNFSANCIPNYVIHLLNVVRIKEVFNTDKKEYGGSGKLNSSVEIMNNLQKKPIGVQFQLSPLATMIFEVQFVC; from the coding sequence GTGTTTTTAGAGCGTTTCCAGGAAAAGATTCATTCTAGCCCACATGATGTATTAGGTTTACACCTAGGCATTGATGGTAAAAAAGTGATTCGCCTTTGGCGTCCTGGAGCAGAGAATATTTATTTAAAAGTATTTGGATCCATAGTTCAAGCTAAAAAGATCGACAGCAAGGGATTATTTGAATATGAAGTCCCTGAAAAAACAGAATTTAGAGATTACCGTGTTTATCATCAAAATGGTTTGCTAGCAAGCGATCCTTATGCCTTTGGTCCTATTTTTGGCGAGTTGGATAAACATTTGTTTGCACAAGGTGTTCATTACCGTCTCTATGAAGTTATGGGAGGGAAAGTAAGCACGCATCAAGGAATTGCAGGAGTAAAATTTACAGTTTGGGCTCCTAATGCAAAATGGGTTTCTTTAGTAGGCGATTTTAATCATTGGGATGGTCGTGTTAACCCCATGCGCAGTTATGGGGGCATTTGGGAGTTATTTATTCCAGGGATTGGTAATTATCAAAAATACAAGTTTGAAATTCATACCGATGGGGAAGTATTTCTTAAAACAGATCCGTATGCGAACTATTGTGAGTTAAGACCTGCTAACGCTTCTATTGTATTTGATGTTGATCGATATGAGTGGCAAGATCAAGTTTGGCGAGAAAAACAACTAAAACGCAATAGAGATAGTTATCCTTTGAATATTTATGAGGTTCATCTTGGGTCCTGGAAGAAAAGAGATGGGCATTATCTCAATTATAGAGAGATGGCTTTTGAACTAGCTCAATATTGCAATCAGATGGGATTTTCTCATGTAGAACTTCTCCCTATTACAGAATATCCTCTTGATGAATCGTGGGGATATCAAGTAACCGGTTTTTTTGCCCCAACTAGTCGATTTGGAACTCCTGAGGATTTCCAATATTTTGTAGATTATCTACACCAGCAAAATATTGGAGTCATTTTAGATTGGGTCCCCGCGCATTTTCCCCTAGATAGTCATTCTTTACATCTCTTTGATGGAACGTGTTTATATGAGCATAAAGATATACGCCAAGGATATCACCCTCATTGGAGTACTTGTATTTTTAATTATGGTAGATTTGAAGTGTCGAATTTTCTGATCGCAAGCGCTCTTTTTTGGCTTGATAAGATGCATGTTGATGGCTTTCGAGTAGATGCAGTAGCTTCCATGCTTTATTTAGATTATGGAAGGGAAGCTGGTGAATGGATCCCTAATGCGTATGGAGGCAGAGAAAATTTAGCCGCCATTGAATTTATCAAACATCTTAACTCCATTGTACACCAATTATTCCCTTTTGCATTGATGTGTGCTGAAGAGTCTACTTCCTTTACCGGTGTAACGCATTCTTTAGAAAAAGGTGGTCTTGGTTTTAACCTTAAATGGAATATGGGCTGGATGAATGATAGTTTGCAGTATTTTTCTAAAAATCCTCTTTTTCGCAGCTATCATCAAAATATACTTACGTTTAGTTTACTATATGCTTTTTCTGAGAAGTTTATTCTTCCCCTATCTCATGACGAGGTCGTTCATGGTAAAGCTAATCTACTCTCTAAAATGCCAGGGGACGATTGGCGAAAATTTGCAAATGTACGCCTATTCTATAGTTGTCAAATCTGTTATCCAGGAAAGAAGCTAGTTTTTATGGGGGTAGAGTTAGGTGTGTGGAAAGAATGGAACTCACAAGAAGAGCTTCCTTGGGGGCTTTTAGCCTATGAAAGACATCAAATGCTTCAGAGATTTTTTCAGCAAATGAATGCTTTTTATCAGAAAAATTTCGCACTATGGCAGTGGGATTTTGATTCTAAAGGATTTGAATGGATAGATTTTTCAGACCAAAAGAATTGTTGTATTAGCTATTTAAGAAAGGCCGAGCAACAACTTTTGTTTTGTGTGCATAATTTTAGTGCTAATTGTATACCCAATTATGTAATTCATTTGTTAAATGTAGTACGAATAAAAGAAGTATTTAATACAGATAAAAAAGAGTATGGTGGTTCTGGTAAACTAAACTCTTCTGTAGAAATCATGAATAATCTGCAAAAAAAACCAATCGGTGTACAATTTCAACTCTCTCCACTTGCAACAATGATTTTTGAGGTGCAATTTGTCTGCTAA
- the ligA gene encoding NAD-dependent DNA ligase LigA translates to MSAKQVSFTHKQYTQYIEEIHKHDRLYFLEAKPVISDYEYDQLVKKVEEMEKMHPEWIDPSSPTQRLTDQPSKGFIQVKHTTPMLSLSNTYSQEEVEDFIKRMQKWLGPQNLQFCTELKMDGVAITVCYQDGKLLQALTRGDGKVGDDITANIKAIRSIPLCIKTKKRIEVRGEVFMLHRVFQKLNQSKVAVGDELWANPRNAAAGSLKLLDANQVAKRSLSAVFYAFANEAEAPCTTQYDCHHYLKSLGLPSFSDAYIKRCHTADEIMEFAKQIEKKRHHLAFDIDGIVVKIDLLKDHAELGVTGKSPRWAIAYKFAPEQAETKIRDITVQVGRTGVLTPVAELEPVLLAGSTIARATLHNREEIERKDIRIKDYVIIEKGGDVIPKVLQVNLKKRIKSSTPWDMPHFCPSCGSKVVQYEGEVAMRCPNTKNCPEQVMRKIFFFASKDAMNIEHLGDKVTKQLIAKKLIRSVADLYQLTKEDLAQLEGFKEKSIQNLLNSIDKSRHVSLDRFILALGIKYVGEGSAELLAQAARTIDRLLEMHMDELRKIQGIGEKTAIAVVEYFKDPNYLQEIKALLEAGVKPQSMQTIQIENHYFANKIFVLTGTLKEYSRIDAALLIKERGGRVTNSVSRNTDYLLIGEDPGSKLAKAQEYKVHILNEQAFKKLL, encoded by the coding sequence TTGTCTGCTAAACAAGTTTCTTTTACACATAAACAGTACACGCAATACATAGAAGAGATCCATAAACACGATCGGCTCTATTTTCTCGAAGCCAAACCCGTTATCTCAGATTATGAATATGATCAGTTGGTAAAAAAAGTAGAAGAAATGGAGAAAATGCATCCAGAGTGGATTGATCCCTCCTCTCCTACTCAGCGTTTAACAGACCAACCTTCTAAGGGATTTATTCAAGTAAAACATACAACTCCTATGCTTTCCCTAAGCAATACCTATTCCCAAGAAGAGGTGGAAGATTTTATTAAACGCATGCAAAAATGGCTAGGTCCTCAAAACTTGCAGTTTTGTACAGAGCTAAAAATGGATGGGGTAGCTATAACCGTCTGTTATCAAGATGGCAAATTGCTACAGGCTCTCACTCGAGGGGATGGAAAAGTAGGTGATGATATTACCGCAAATATTAAAGCTATTCGCTCTATTCCTCTTTGTATAAAAACAAAAAAGAGAATAGAGGTTAGAGGAGAAGTATTTATGTTGCATCGGGTTTTTCAAAAGCTCAATCAATCCAAGGTAGCTGTAGGAGATGAGTTATGGGCAAATCCAAGAAATGCAGCAGCGGGGTCTTTAAAGCTACTTGATGCAAATCAAGTAGCTAAACGTTCTTTAAGCGCTGTGTTTTATGCTTTTGCTAATGAAGCAGAGGCTCCTTGCACAACTCAATATGATTGCCATCACTATTTAAAATCTTTAGGCCTTCCTAGCTTTTCCGATGCATATATCAAGCGTTGTCACACAGCAGATGAGATCATGGAGTTTGCAAAACAAATTGAGAAAAAAAGGCATCATCTTGCGTTTGATATTGATGGGATTGTAGTTAAAATAGATCTACTAAAAGATCACGCAGAGCTTGGTGTTACAGGTAAAAGCCCTAGATGGGCGATTGCTTATAAATTTGCTCCTGAGCAAGCCGAAACAAAAATTAGAGATATTACCGTGCAAGTAGGCAGAACAGGAGTATTAACCCCAGTAGCTGAATTAGAACCTGTATTGTTAGCTGGTAGCACAATTGCTCGGGCTACTTTACATAATCGAGAAGAAATAGAGAGAAAAGACATTCGTATTAAAGATTATGTAATCATTGAAAAAGGAGGCGATGTCATTCCTAAAGTGCTGCAGGTTAACTTAAAGAAACGCATAAAATCCTCAACTCCCTGGGATATGCCACATTTTTGTCCCAGTTGTGGTAGCAAAGTGGTGCAATATGAAGGCGAGGTTGCTATGCGCTGTCCTAATACTAAAAATTGTCCTGAGCAAGTTATGCGTAAAATCTTCTTTTTTGCAAGTAAAGATGCTATGAACATCGAACATTTAGGGGACAAGGTGACTAAACAACTCATCGCAAAAAAATTGATTCGCAGCGTAGCCGATCTCTATCAATTGACTAAAGAAGATTTAGCTCAATTAGAAGGATTTAAAGAAAAATCGATTCAAAACTTGCTAAATAGCATTGATAAATCTCGCCATGTAAGTTTGGATCGGTTTATCTTAGCTTTGGGAATTAAATATGTAGGAGAAGGCTCTGCCGAATTGCTTGCACAAGCAGCTAGGACAATCGATAGGCTTTTAGAAATGCACATGGATGAACTGCGGAAAATTCAAGGAATTGGAGAAAAAACGGCTATTGCTGTTGTTGAGTATTTTAAAGATCCAAATTATTTACAGGAGATAAAGGCTTTACTCGAAGCTGGGGTAAAACCTCAATCGATGCAAACAATTCAGATTGAAAATCACTATTTTGCCAATAAAATATTTGTGTTAACCGGTACTTTAAAAGAGTATAGTAGAATAGATGCTGCTCTTCTTATTAAAGAAAGAGGAGGCAGGGTAACAAATTCTGTGAGTCGTAATACCGATTATCTTCTAATAGGTGAAGATCCAGGGTCTAAATTGGCTAAAGCACAAGAATACAAAGTCCATATATTAAATGAGCAAGCTTTTAAAAAGCTGCTATAG
- a CDS encoding transposase, with amino-acid sequence MVFFSSGRGGGEQVDYGYKGKGVTSHLLVEKSGKPLAITFTSASGDEKKQVIPLLRKVIPFIKKAWNQGKVPILEADKGYDSEQTRIDVLSHEVFPLIARKRNTKGYKIKGICYLEKQRWVVERTISWLKTCFRRLTVRWERKAIYWNGLLMFGLLGYWMNFLSRQVSLKQ; translated from the coding sequence ATGGTTTTTTTTTCCAGCGGACGCGGAGGAGGAGAGCAAGTTGATTATGGCTACAAAGGTAAAGGCGTGACATCGCATTTACTGGTAGAAAAATCAGGAAAGCCTCTTGCAATCACTTTTACATCAGCATCCGGGGATGAGAAAAAACAAGTGATCCCTCTGCTTAGGAAAGTCATTCCCTTCATTAAAAAAGCATGGAATCAGGGAAAAGTACCCATACTTGAAGCAGATAAAGGTTATGACTCAGAGCAAACACGTATCGATGTTCTTTCCCATGAGGTTTTTCCTCTGATAGCTCGGAAAAGAAACACTAAGGGATATAAGATAAAAGGCATTTGCTACCTTGAAAAGCAACGTTGGGTCGTTGAGAGAACGATTTCTTGGTTAAAGACATGCTTCCGTCGTCTTACAGTGCGCTGGGAAAGAAAGGCAATATATTGGAACGGACTATTAATGTTTGGACTACTGGGATATTGGATGAATTTCTTAAGTCGGCAAGTATCTTTAAAACAGTAA
- the rplM gene encoding 50S ribosomal protein L13 → MNAKQDKTFFVTKEDARLNRRWFKLDASGKTLGRFASEVAKILRGKHKTDFTPNTDTGDGVIVVNASKIAVTGSKDAQKIYRYHTGAMSGMREIPYRVMLDRKPEYIILKAVKGMMPKTRLAEAQLKKLRIYAKEEHDMHAQSPQSVNI, encoded by the coding sequence ATGAATGCAAAACAAGATAAAACATTTTTTGTCACCAAAGAGGATGCTCGCCTTAACCGCAGATGGTTCAAACTAGATGCGTCAGGTAAGACTTTAGGAAGATTTGCTAGCGAAGTAGCTAAAATCTTAAGAGGGAAACATAAAACAGATTTTACTCCTAATACCGATACAGGGGATGGTGTCATTGTTGTTAACGCAAGTAAAATTGCGGTTACTGGTTCAAAAGATGCTCAAAAAATTTATCGCTATCACACAGGAGCTATGAGCGGAATGCGGGAAATCCCTTATCGTGTTATGCTTGATCGAAAGCCTGAATACATCATTTTAAAGGCGGTTAAAGGAATGATGCCAAAAACTAGGCTCGCAGAAGCTCAACTAAAAAAGTTGCGTATTTATGCAAAAGAGGAGCACGATATGCATGCACAATCTCCACAATCCGTTAACATCTAA